The Megalops cyprinoides isolate fMegCyp1 chromosome 19, fMegCyp1.pri, whole genome shotgun sequence genome has a window encoding:
- the pdgfbb gene encoding uncharacterized protein pdgfbb — protein sequence MSSWLLQLALLAACLRCGCAEGDPLPPALVELVRSSPITSIQDLQLLLLTDSVEEDPDSQMARGLHSNYTFNRLPRSLDAQPAQQAQCKVRTEVLEVTRAMLDRRNANFMLWPPCVEVQRCSGCCNARTMHCVPIVTHTRYLQVMKIQYVNMRPHYDKAVISVQDHVECRCQSAPPQKGPRAHSKKLHPRRQNPKNPQVRARPKEELHRLDELKPHQKSQLGDMEILGQRWRPPDAYMLPAQTEAEGREGNSLPGHDLAPDPDWQTSQVPRIYNHTRQRGAGEPGGRPRGFEFQNDYQDAGASGVHREGVSGAEPWHPDDGRPRHPDDRRPRQQNLTEDADPHRRNLTDQRPAEEARLPDWGPDAQMNRTETESPPLQRGNASQQLTELGHPHNHSHAEESDRREHDQTQHRANGTGGRQMQLLEQEQQNLEEEKRELLLLHRKLDEEKQRLKEQQQQHHHHDHQHHHVHYQTHVQTTTQRAETVPPTTTKPPAPPTFRPPSRPAPPRRRMRKNRNRISKAAMRAMLM from the exons AGGAGGACCCAGACAGTCAGATGGCCAGAGGGCTGCATTCCAATTACACCTTCAATCGCCTACCCAGGAGTCTTG ATGCGCAGCCAGCACAGCAGGCTCAGTGTAAGGTGCGGACGGAGGTGCTGGAGGTGACCCGAGCCATGCTGGACCGCCGCAACGCCAACTTCATGCTGTGGCCGCCCTGCGTGGAGGTGCAGCGCTGCTCCGGCTGCTGCAACGCCAGGACCATGCACTGCGTCCCCATCGTCACTCACACCCGATACCTGCAG gtGATGAAGATCCAGTACGTCAACATGCGGCCCCACTACGACAAGGCCGTCATATCCGTGCAGGACCACGTGGAGTGTCGCTGCCAGAGCGCCCCCCCTCAAAAAGGCCCCAGGGCCCACTCGAAGAAGCTCCACCCCCGCAGGCAGAACCCCAAAAACCCCCAGGTCAGGGCGCGGCCCAAGGAGGAGCTGCACCGACTGGACGAGTTGAAGCCGCATCAAAAATCCCAGCTGGGGGACATGGAGATCCTGGGGCAAAGGTGGCGGCCCCCCGATGCATACATGCTTCCCGctcagacagaggcagaggggcgGGAGGGGAACTCGCTCCCGGGTCACGACCTTGCGCCTGACCCGGACTGGCAAACCTCGCAGGTTCCCCGGATCTACAACCACACGAGGCagcggggggcgggggagcCGGGGGGCCGGCCGCGCGGGTTCGAGTTTCAGAACGATTACCAGGACGCGGGGGCAAGCGGGGTGCACAGAGAGGGCGTCAGCGGGGCGGAGCCGTGGCACCCGGACGACGGACGGCCGCGTCACCCTGACGACAGGCGGCCGCGTCAGCAGAACCTCACGGAAGACGCCGATCCTCACCGCCGCAATCTCACCGACCAGCGGCCGGCGGAGGAGGCTCGGCTTCCGGACTGGGGCCCGGACGCACAGAtgaacaggacagagacagagagtccTCCCCTGCAGCGGGGTAACGCGTCGCAGCAGCTGACGGAGCTGGGACACCCACACAATCACAGTCACGCGGAGGAGAGCGACCGGAGGGAGCACGACCAGACCCAGCACAGAGCCAACGGGACAGGCGGCAGGCAGATGCAGCTGCTGGAGCAAGAGCAGCAGAACTTGGAGGAGGAGAAACGAGAGCTGTTACTGCTGCACCGAAAACTCGACGAGGAGAAGCAGCGGCtaaaagaacagcagcaacagcaccatCATCACGATCATCAGCACCACCATGTACACTATCAAACGCACGTGCAAACAACCACACAAAGAGCAG agacagtgcCACCCACCACAACGAAACCTCCCGCCCCTCCCACTTTCCGCCCCCCCAGCCGGCCCGCCCCGCCCAGGAGGAGAATGCGCAAGAACAGAAACAGGATAAGCAAGGCAGCAATGAGAGCAATGCTCATGTag
- the csf2rb gene encoding cytokine receptor common subunit beta, whose translation MPLPWALFVAALPLLALASDAEICTAHSTSTNYTSPILESLQCINDYKSHIRCSWIESGERPAEARLSLYHWDDRQKESLCVPYGQPVKQADGRLVHCRYNTTVFALAIIDTFFFKTPCPPPFYKKLNLSEHVRVRPPQNLSERAVEGGGRVLTWQNPYPPQSNCTEINYQVNYRRLGQDWMEKTTSGLELKIEAESLVPGCRYQARVRARKEKGLWSEWSPLVEWQTENAPVSGPSNLQCVFDGETEVSCSWEVKRDLAQFITYNLSYVTDKNRQSQWCSKVVSSPTSDDPVLRFSCSFSVSSSWAEPEVKLVPAYNTKVILARDHVEPSPPDGVQVKEKGQDWLLTWTTSSKEEIVPVFYQVCYWSDDNQENVKFHNLSKGERSFVIHGSALLPSTRYKAQVRTLIAPDSGYNHHSGPPSECTPQVEWNTPPASWSMTTIIYIFISVLVAIVFIGLYIALPACHRRIVLWQVSVPSPLKSKVLEEIMKRSPNSRPTLQKEDEKTRICSVQVLDKDQLQCFSEDCCHPMGLTIVSDNGPFQCMAKQGRDAAFQPEGLDHSDSLCVAQAKESCLSFSGPYIFCSTCSLTQCGKADGHIEDNPFGSSSSFSQVISPSPSQINAAYVELPESPCGLSEASARMSSQERDTRQNGYVGDPRSVKGDPRPEPVTELPDCDPPAYTAGPLPIPTVLLQGAPESGLLPDPEAVDWDTAYPSTTTVMLKGKGGGGGERREVSDYVRLSEPFCTP comes from the exons ATGCCTCTCCCTTGGGCACTCTTTGTGGCCGCCCTCCCTCTCCTGGCCCTTGCTTCAGACGCTGAGATCTGCACAGCCCACAGCACCAGCACAAATTACA CGTCCCCCATTTTGGAGTCCCTGCAGTGCATCAATGACTACAAGTCCCACATACGCTGCAGCTGGATAGAGAGCGGAGAGAGGCCTGCAGAAGCCCGGCTTTCTCTCTATCACTGGGACGATCG GCAAAAGGAATCCCTGTGCGTCCCATATGGCCAACCAGTAAAGCAGGCGGATGGTCGCCTCGTCCACTGCCGATATAATACCACGGTGTTTGCGCTCGCAATCATCGACACCTTTTTTTTCAAGaccccctgccctcctcccttCTACAAAAAACTCAACCTGAGTGAGCACG TGAGAGTGCGTCCCCCTCAGAACCTATCAGAGCGAGCCGTGGAGGGAGGTGGCCGGGTGTTAACCTGGCAGAACCCGTACCCCCCTCAGTCAAACTGCACAGAGATCAACTATCAAGTGAACTACAGAAGGCTTGGTCAAGACTGGATG GAAAAAACCACGTCAGGGTTGGAATTAAAGATTGAGGCTGAGTCTCTGGTACCTGGCTGCAGATATCAGGCCAGGGTGAGGGCGAGAAAAGAAAAGGGGCTCTGGAGTGAGTGGAGCCCTCTAGTGGAGTGGCAGACTGAGAATG CGCCAGTGTCTGGGCCCTCTAATCTACAGTGCGTGTTTGATGGAGAAACAGAAGTGAGCTGTAGCTGGGAGGTAAAGAGAGACCTGGCCCAGTTCATCACTTACAACCTCTCCTACGTAACAGACAAGAACCGTCA AAGCCAGTGGTGCAGTAAGGTTGTGAGCAGTCCCACTTCTGATGACCCAGTGCTGAGGTTCAgctgttctttctctgtctcgAGCTCATGGGCGGAGCCCGAGGTGAAGCTCGTACCCGCGTACAACACCAAGGTGATCCTTGCCCGTGACCACG TTGAGCCATCTCCTCCAGATGGCGTGCAGGTGAAAGAGAAAGGTCAGGATTGGCTGCTGACCTGGACCACATCCTCAAAGGAAGAAATTGTTCCGGTCTTCTACCAGGTGTGCTACTGGAGTGATGACAACCAG GAAAATGTCAAGTTTCATAACTTATCCAAAGGGGAGCGCTCATTTGTGATCCACGGTAGCGCTCTGCTCCCCTCCACACGCTACAAAGCCCAGGTTCGAACCCTGATCGCCCCCGACAGTGGGTACAACCATCATTCTGGGCCTCCATCAGAGTGTACGCCGCAGGTGGAGTGGAACACACCCCCAG CTTCCTGGTCTATGACTACTATCATTTACATCTTCATCAGTGTGCTTGTTGCCATAGTCTTCATCGGCCTATACATTGCCTTGCCAGCCTGTCACAG GAGGATCGTACTGTGGCAGGTGTCTGTCCCGTCTCCCCTGAAGAGCAAAGTACTTGAAGAAATCATGAAG AGATCCCCAAACTCGCGGCCTACTCTCCAAAAGGAGGATGAGAAGACCCGCATCTGCAGCGTGCAAGTGCTGGACAAAGACCAGCTGCAATG ttTCTCAGAAGACTGTTGCCACCCAATGGGACTGACCATCGTCAGTGACAACGGACCGTTCCAATGCATGGCCAAGCAGGGGAGGGACGCTGCCTTCCAGCCCGAAGGACTGGACCACTCTGACTCATTGTGTGTGGCGCAAGCTAAAGAATCCTGTCTGAGCTTCAGCGGCCCGTACATTTTCTGCTCCACGTGTTCGCTGACTCAGTGCGGCAAGGCTGACGGCCATATAGAAGACAACCCCTTCGgttcttcctcttctttctcccaggtcatctccccctccccctctcagaTTAACGCAGCGTATGTGGAGCTGCCCGAGTCTCCATGCGGCCTGTCTGAGGCCTCAGCCCGCATGTCGTCCCAGGAGCGTGATACACGGCAGAACGGGTACGTAGGTGACCCCCGCAGTGTGAAAGGAGACCCCCGGCCGGAGCCAGTCACAGAACTCCCGGACTGTGACCCCCCGGCCTACACCGCCGGCCCACTCCCCATCCCCACGGTGCTGCTCCAGGGTGCTCCTGAGAGCGGCCTCCTCCCGGATCCTGAGGCTGTAGACTGGGACACGGCGTACCCCTCCACCACCACGGTCATGCTGAagggcaaggggggggggggaggggaacgGCGCGAGGTCAGCGACTACGTCAGACTGTCGGAACCGTTTTGCACACCTTAA